A single region of the Acidobacteriota bacterium genome encodes:
- a CDS encoding CopD family protein, with translation MSWEVAGRWSVYVPLLLVCGVLGVWLLVVVRGAALSVRDPQVGLRRLGWLFGMLLLAAVLLRAGFQSIEVWGLREWLSYENLRTVALESRWGDRWQWQAAAAAVTALGTVAMLRSPMAGGLITSLGVLSVAAALPMTGHAYGNPQAWVAQSVHILGAGFWIGTLIVVLLVPLVMSVPSRAEIASMHRYWLRAFSPLAVMGASMLVLSGGLLAFLYLPVWDMLWTDPYGQILLVKVGLSVFVLFFGAVNYLRIHFRPDLHTDPLPRTVALEVVFALLVLAATGLLTSTAQPDMH, from the coding sequence ATGAGTTGGGAGGTGGCCGGCCGCTGGTCGGTCTACGTTCCCCTGCTCCTGGTCTGCGGCGTCCTCGGCGTCTGGCTACTGGTCGTGGTGCGCGGTGCCGCTCTTTCGGTGCGCGATCCGCAGGTTGGGCTGCGGCGCCTGGGATGGCTGTTCGGCATGCTGCTGCTGGCGGCGGTGCTGCTCCGGGCGGGCTTCCAATCGATCGAAGTCTGGGGGCTGAGAGAGTGGCTCTCTTACGAGAATCTCCGAACCGTGGCTCTGGAGAGCCGTTGGGGCGATCGGTGGCAGTGGCAGGCCGCTGCGGCCGCCGTGACCGCCCTGGGAACCGTCGCCATGCTGAGGTCCCCGATGGCCGGCGGCTTGATCACCTCGCTCGGTGTGCTGAGCGTGGCCGCGGCGCTGCCGATGACCGGTCACGCCTACGGGAACCCACAGGCATGGGTCGCTCAGAGCGTCCACATCCTGGGCGCCGGGTTCTGGATCGGCACTCTGATCGTCGTGCTCCTGGTGCCGCTGGTGATGTCCGTACCCTCCCGGGCAGAGATCGCTTCGATGCATCGGTACTGGTTGCGGGCGTTCTCGCCTCTGGCGGTGATGGGCGCCTCGATGCTGGTTCTGAGCGGCGGGCTCCTCGCGTTCCTCTACCTGCCGGTCTGGGACATGCTGTGGACCGATCCTTACGGTCAGATCCTCCTGGTCAAGGTGGGCCTCAGCGTCTTCGTGCTCTTCTTCGGAGCGGTGAACTACCTGCGGATCCACTTCAGGCCCGACCTGCACACGGACCCCCTACCGAGGACTGTTGCACTCGAAGTCGTTTTCGCGCTCCTCGTGCTCGCCGCCACGGGACTGCTGACGAGCACGGCACAGCCCGACATGCACTGA
- a CDS encoding copper resistance protein CopC, producing MKHRGIARIGFTLLAAVLATAAYAHLKASKTSPEDGATLSGPVRTLRVWFNQEPDVPLSKLALEGPAGPMKVEGLHTMGEKDLMARVSGRMPDGAYTARWKTAGDDGHVLTGEWSFTIDRGGH from the coding sequence ATGAAGCACCGAGGAATCGCACGGATCGGCTTTACCTTGCTGGCGGCAGTGCTCGCGACCGCCGCATACGCTCATCTCAAGGCGTCGAAGACGAGCCCCGAGGACGGCGCGACGCTCTCCGGGCCAGTGCGTACCCTGCGGGTGTGGTTCAACCAGGAGCCGGACGTGCCACTGAGCAAACTCGCACTCGAGGGGCCGGCGGGTCCGATGAAGGTCGAAGGTCTCCACACGATGGGTGAGAAGGACCTGATGGCGCGCGTTTCGGGCCGCATGCCCGACGGCGCCTACACCGCGCGCTGGAAGACGGCGGGCGACGATGGTCACGTCCTGACCGGCGAGTGGTCTTTCACGATCGACCGCGGAGGCCACTGA
- a CDS encoding Nramp family divalent metal transporter yields the protein MSDSNIPRSDPYTVREGGAAPPPVTWRSRLRYLGPSVVVSGSIVGSGEIILTSALGAAAGFVLLWWVLLSCWIKSLIQAEFARYTLVSGDTYIRAMNRLPGRIPIGRGHVSFPIAIALIALVPGLLGLGGIVGGAGQAMTLLVPEIPSTLAAGVLAAVAIALLITGSYKILENVMLALVMIFTGATLVCAILMQGTEFAVTRAELASGFTFDFPPEFLVAAMAVYGYTGVNSSETSAYQYWCVEKGYPNFIGRSDAPGWEERARGWIKVMQTDVWVTLVLLTCATLPFYILGAGVLKKLGQEPDGLETISMLSDMFTQTLGPWSLWLFGVGAFCILFSTMLSSIAGGARYIPDYIMELGYLKRQNLAARKSWIRGYCTVIPLFAFTVYMWIQNPRLLITISSLVIGMLLPMQSGAVLWLQKKRMDPRIRPGRGIRFGVWSIFLVELVLAGFVIRYVVLGPFLD from the coding sequence ATGAGCGACTCCAACATTCCGCGGAGTGACCCCTACACCGTCCGCGAGGGCGGCGCCGCCCCGCCGCCGGTCACCTGGCGCAGCCGGCTGCGCTATCTCGGCCCCAGCGTCGTCGTCTCCGGCTCGATCGTCGGTTCGGGCGAGATCATCCTCACTTCGGCTCTGGGTGCCGCGGCCGGCTTCGTCCTGCTCTGGTGGGTGCTTCTCTCCTGCTGGATCAAGTCACTGATCCAGGCGGAGTTCGCGCGCTACACGCTGGTTTCCGGGGACACCTACATCCGGGCGATGAACCGGCTCCCCGGCCGCATTCCGATCGGACGCGGGCACGTCAGTTTCCCGATCGCGATCGCCCTGATCGCCCTGGTTCCGGGACTGCTCGGCCTCGGCGGGATCGTCGGCGGCGCCGGCCAGGCCATGACTCTGCTGGTACCGGAGATCCCCTCCACGCTTGCCGCCGGCGTGCTTGCCGCCGTGGCCATCGCGTTGCTCATCACAGGCTCCTACAAGATCCTGGAGAACGTGATGCTGGCGCTGGTGATGATCTTCACCGGCGCCACGCTGGTCTGCGCGATCCTCATGCAGGGTACGGAGTTCGCCGTGACGCGGGCCGAACTCGCGTCGGGCTTCACCTTCGACTTCCCGCCCGAGTTCCTCGTGGCCGCCATGGCCGTCTACGGCTACACCGGCGTCAACTCCTCGGAGACCTCGGCTTACCAGTACTGGTGCGTCGAGAAGGGCTACCCGAACTTCATCGGTCGCAGCGACGCACCGGGCTGGGAGGAGCGCGCCCGGGGCTGGATCAAGGTGATGCAGACCGACGTCTGGGTCACCCTGGTACTTCTGACCTGCGCGACGTTGCCCTTCTACATCCTCGGCGCCGGGGTGCTCAAGAAACTCGGCCAGGAGCCCGACGGCCTCGAGACGATCTCCATGCTGTCCGACATGTTCACCCAGACCCTGGGGCCATGGTCCCTATGGCTCTTCGGCGTCGGCGCTTTCTGCATCCTGTTTTCGACGATGCTCTCCTCGATCGCCGGCGGCGCCCGCTACATCCCCGACTACATCATGGAGCTGGGGTACCTGAAGCGGCAGAACCTGGCCGCGCGCAAGTCCTGGATCCGCGGCTACTGCACCGTGATCCCGCTCTTCGCGTTCACGGTCTACATGTGGATCCAGAACCCGAGACTGTTGATCACGATCAGTTCACTGGTCATCGGAATGCTGCTGCCCATGCAGAGCGGCGCCGTGCTCTGGCTGCAGAAGAAACGGATGGATCCCCGCATACGTCCCGGCCGCGGAATCCGGTTCGGGGTCTGGTCCATCTTCCTGGTCGAGCTGGTTCTGGCGGGGTTCGTCATCCGCTACGTGGTCCTTGGACCGTTTCTCGACTGA
- a CDS encoding Nramp family divalent metal transporter has translation MAAGTYVEQRSDPYTVREGGAAPPPTSWRTRLRYLGPSVVISGAIVGSGEMILTSTLGAAAGFVLLWWVLLSCWIKSLIQAEFARYTLVSGDTYVRAMNRLPFQIRIGRGHLSFAVAIALIALVPGLLGMGGIIGGAGQALTLLVPEVPSTLAAGLLAVITIAVLTTGSYRVLENVMLPLVMIFTGATLVCAILMQGTEFAVTRADLASGFTFSFPPEFIVAAMAVYGYTGVNSAETSAYQYWCVEKGYPSFIGRSDAPGWETRARGWIRVMQTDVLVTLVLLTCATVPFYMLGAGVLKKLGKEPDGLETISMLSEMFTQTLGPWALWLFGVGAFCILFSTMFSFIAGEARYIPDYIMELGYLKRQNLAARRLWIRGYCAVVPIFCFIVYMWIQNPRLLITISSLVAGMLLPIQSGAVLWLQKKRMDPRIRPSRGIRAAIWAIFLVELALVGFVIRYVVLEPFLN, from the coding sequence ATGGCTGCAGGCACCTACGTCGAACAGAGGAGCGATCCCTATACCGTCCGCGAGGGCGGCGCCGCCCCGCCGCCAACAAGCTGGCGAACGCGGCTTCGCTATCTCGGCCCGAGCGTCGTCATCTCCGGCGCGATCGTCGGCTCGGGCGAGATGATCCTGACTTCGACCCTGGGCGCCGCGGCCGGCTTCGTCCTGCTGTGGTGGGTGCTCCTTTCCTGCTGGATCAAGTCCCTGATCCAGGCGGAATTCGCCCGGTACACGCTGGTTTCGGGCGACACCTACGTGCGGGCGATGAACCGCCTCCCCTTCCAGATCCGGATTGGCCGCGGCCACCTCAGCTTCGCCGTCGCTATCGCGTTGATCGCCCTGGTTCCCGGTCTGCTGGGCATGGGAGGAATCATCGGCGGCGCCGGCCAGGCTCTGACCCTGCTGGTCCCGGAGGTGCCGTCGACCCTGGCCGCCGGGCTGCTGGCCGTGATCACCATTGCCGTCCTCACCACGGGCTCCTACCGGGTCCTCGAGAACGTGATGCTTCCGCTGGTCATGATCTTCACCGGCGCAACGCTCGTCTGCGCGATCCTGATGCAGGGCACGGAGTTCGCCGTCACGCGGGCCGACCTTGCGTCGGGCTTCACGTTCAGCTTCCCACCCGAGTTCATCGTCGCCGCCATGGCCGTCTACGGCTACACGGGCGTCAACTCCGCCGAGACCTCCGCCTACCAGTACTGGTGCGTCGAGAAGGGCTATCCGAGCTTCATCGGCCGCAGCGACGCGCCGGGGTGGGAGACGCGCGCGCGGGGCTGGATCAGGGTCATGCAGACGGACGTCTTGGTCACGCTGGTCCTGCTGACCTGCGCGACGGTGCCCTTCTACATGCTCGGCGCCGGCGTGCTGAAGAAGCTCGGCAAGGAACCCGACGGCCTGGAGACGATCTCCATGCTGTCCGAGATGTTCACCCAGACCCTGGGTCCCTGGGCGCTGTGGCTGTTCGGCGTCGGCGCCTTCTGCATCCTGTTCTCGACGATGTTCTCGTTCATTGCCGGCGAAGCCCGCTACATCCCCGACTACATCATGGAGCTGGGCTACCTGAAGCGGCAGAACCTGGCCGCCCGCAGGCTCTGGATCCGCGGCTACTGCGCCGTCGTCCCGATTTTCTGCTTCATCGTCTACATGTGGATCCAGAACCCGCGACTGCTGATCACGATCAGCTCCCTGGTCGCCGGGATGCTGCTGCCGATTCAGAGCGGTGCCGTACTCTGGCTGCAGAAGAAGCGGATGGATCCCCGCATCCGCCCGAGCCGCGGGATCCGAGCCGCGATCTGGGCCATCTTCCTGGTCGAGTTGGCCCTCGTCGGATTCGTCATCCGCTACGTGGTCCTCGAGCCATTTCTCAACTGA
- a CDS encoding VOC family protein has product MSGTGQTVGVNGIAHIQLTVRDPGRCLPFWERLCNFLDMRTLIRGEDVLYCIGSRTGILVRGAPPDKRDRGFDQDRPGLHHFCFRARSREDVDAIYRFIESELDATIIHGPEEGDRFAPGYYSILVEDPDGIRVEVNHVPGKGHFGEGGRLGPGGTGAATTYGDHGLGD; this is encoded by the coding sequence ATGAGCGGCACCGGCCAGACCGTAGGCGTCAACGGGATCGCTCACATCCAGTTGACGGTTCGGGATCCGGGGCGGTGCCTGCCGTTCTGGGAGCGGCTATGTAACTTCCTCGACATGCGGACCCTGATCCGCGGTGAGGACGTGCTGTACTGCATCGGCAGCCGGACCGGCATCCTGGTGCGCGGAGCGCCGCCTGACAAGCGCGACCGAGGGTTCGACCAGGATCGGCCGGGTTTGCATCACTTCTGCTTCCGGGCCCGCAGCCGCGAGGATGTCGACGCGATCTACCGGTTCATCGAGTCGGAACTCGATGCCACGATCATCCACGGTCCCGAGGAGGGCGACCGGTTCGCGCCAGGCTACTACTCGATCCTGGTCGAGGATCCGGACGGCATTCGCGTCGAAGTGAACCACGTGCCGGGCAAGGGGCACTTCGGCGAGGGCGGCCGGCTGGGGCCGGGGGGGACGGGGGCGGCCACGACGTACGGCGATCACGGCCTGGGGGATTGA
- a CDS encoding type II toxin-antitoxin system RelE/ParE family toxin produces the protein MRIVWFRSAIADLEESRAYIANDDPEAARRVASSVVSAVDRLARHPAFGRPGRVSGTRELVVAGSPYVIPYRVRDDAVEILRVLHARRRWPDRLA, from the coding sequence TTGAGGATCGTCTGGTTTCGGAGCGCCATCGCCGACCTTGAGGAATCGCGGGCGTACATTGCGAACGACGATCCCGAGGCCGCGCGACGGGTGGCGTCCTCCGTCGTCAGCGCCGTCGACCGGCTCGCGCGACATCCGGCATTCGGGCGCCCCGGGCGGGTCTCAGGCACGCGAGAGCTGGTTGTTGCCGGGAGCCCGTACGTGATTCCGTACCGGGTCCGTGACGACGCGGTCGAGATTCTCCGCGTCCTCCACGCGAGGCGCCGGTGGCCGGACCGTCTTGCATGA
- a CDS encoding CopG family ribbon-helix-helix protein, translating to MTLRLDDDTHRRLDRLAKSTERSKAFLASKALNEYLDVNEWQVEEIRRTLEEAATAPASEFVEHGRVTAWLGSWGSGNEREPPR from the coding sequence ATGACATTGCGACTTGACGACGACACGCACCGGCGGCTCGACCGGCTCGCGAAGTCGACCGAGCGGTCCAAGGCCTTTCTCGCCTCCAAAGCGCTGAACGAGTACCTGGACGTGAACGAATGGCAGGTTGAGGAGATCCGCCGAACTCTCGAAGAAGCCGCCACCGCGCCAGCGTCGGAGTTCGTCGAGCACGGCAGAGTGACTGCCTGGCTCGGGTCCTGGGGTTCCGGGAACGAGCGAGAACCTCCTCGTTGA
- a CDS encoding thiol-disulfide isomerase has product MVRSMFQMATVAVLGLASALALPAGAADADSRVFSNDVAPILMRHCVGCHRPGEIAPMSLLTYRDARPWARSIQRVVASGEMPPWFASPEHGEWTNDARLSQLEIDTIVSWVEGGAKPGDPAAMPEPPEFTEGWRLGEPDYVIELPEVTVPADGPDLFPNQFVLLNIPERRWVRAVEFRPGDRTVNHHQVAFMVNLNQEREAENIRGETDGVEDDGRFNVLAIWAAGTAPTVFPDGAGRWVEPGELLVMNQHYHPNGRSETTDRTRIGLYFGDGEMEAEISAILAGTTDFSIPAGASEHRLEARHEVKTASKIVSYFPHMHMRGKRMSFTAVYPDGRRETLLDVPEYDFDWQLFYYPEEPKLLPEGSVIEIVAVYDNSADNPDNPDPTRDVGFGLESTDEMMFGVFELIELGSAESAATGGE; this is encoded by the coding sequence ATGGTGCGTTCGATGTTCCAGATGGCCACGGTTGCCGTCCTTGGCCTCGCCTCGGCGCTCGCCCTGCCGGCTGGCGCCGCCGACGCCGACTCGAGGGTCTTCAGCAACGACGTGGCGCCGATTCTGATGCGCCACTGCGTCGGCTGCCACCGGCCGGGCGAGATCGCGCCGATGTCGCTCCTGACCTACCGCGACGCGCGGCCGTGGGCCCGGTCGATTCAGCGCGTCGTCGCCAGCGGCGAGATGCCGCCGTGGTTTGCGAGCCCCGAGCACGGCGAGTGGACGAACGACGCACGGCTGAGCCAGTTGGAGATCGACACGATCGTCTCCTGGGTCGAAGGCGGGGCGAAACCGGGCGATCCGGCGGCGATGCCCGAGCCGCCCGAGTTCACGGAGGGCTGGCGTCTGGGCGAACCGGACTACGTGATCGAGTTGCCGGAGGTCACGGTGCCGGCGGACGGGCCGGATCTGTTCCCGAATCAGTTCGTGCTGCTGAACATCCCGGAGCGCCGCTGGGTGAGAGCGGTGGAGTTCCGGCCGGGCGACCGTACGGTGAACCACCATCAGGTTGCCTTCATGGTCAACCTGAACCAGGAGCGCGAGGCGGAGAACATCCGGGGCGAGACCGACGGCGTTGAGGACGACGGACGCTTCAACGTTCTTGCGATCTGGGCCGCCGGCACGGCACCGACCGTGTTCCCGGACGGCGCCGGGCGTTGGGTAGAGCCCGGAGAGCTTCTGGTCATGAACCAGCACTACCACCCGAACGGCAGGTCCGAGACGACGGACAGGACCCGGATCGGCCTCTACTTCGGCGATGGAGAGATGGAGGCCGAGATCTCCGCCATCCTCGCGGGAACGACGGATTTCTCGATTCCGGCGGGCGCCTCCGAGCACCGGCTCGAGGCCCGGCACGAGGTGAAGACCGCTTCGAAGATCGTCTCCTACTTCCCGCACATGCACATGCGCGGCAAGCGGATGTCGTTCACCGCGGTTTACCCGGACGGCCGCCGCGAGACTCTTCTGGACGTGCCGGAGTACGACTTCGACTGGCAACTCTTCTACTACCCGGAGGAGCCCAAGCTCCTACCCGAGGGAAGCGTGATCGAGATCGTCGCGGTCTACGACAACTCTGCCGACAATCCGGACAACCCCGACCCAACCCGCGACGTCGGCTTCGGCCTCGAGTCGACGGACGAGATGATGTTCGGCGTCTTCGAGTTGATTGAACTCGGATCGGCGGAGTCGGCCGCGACCGGCGGGGAGTGA
- a CDS encoding thiol-disulfide isomerase, producing MRTGVVVAGCLVAAGPAAAAADGATVFSTDVAPILMRHCVGCHRPGEIAPMSLLTYREARPWARSIQRVVSSGRMPPWFANPEHGKWANDARLSPEEIETIVAWVEGGAKPGDPARMPEQPRFRDGWQLGEPDYVIELPPVTVPATGPDLAPTQLVRLDIPERRWVRAVEFQPGDRTVNHHQIAFMGGFGGMGAGNSQERPDGERRGKAPGVDVKIFAVWAAGAAPTVFPDGAGRWVDPGTLLLLNQHYHPNGDSERTDRTRIGLFFGEGPLEIEVEAILAGRMDFTIPAGAPDHRIVAHHELGADSRIVSYFAHMHMRGRAMSFTAVYPDGSREILLDVPEYDFDWQLFYYPEAPKVLPAGSVVEVVARYDNSATNPRNPDPTLDIGFGFHSTDEMMVGIFELIEVASDESAESDATGGE from the coding sequence GTGAGGACGGGAGTCGTCGTCGCCGGGTGCCTTGTGGCCGCCGGTCCGGCCGCGGCGGCGGCTGACGGTGCGACGGTCTTCAGCACCGACGTGGCGCCGATCCTGATGCGCCACTGCGTCGGCTGCCACCGGCCGGGCGAGATCGCGCCCATGTCGCTCCTGACGTACCGCGAGGCGCGGCCCTGGGCACGATCGATCCAACGGGTCGTCTCGAGTGGCCGGATGCCGCCGTGGTTTGCGAATCCCGAGCACGGCAAGTGGGCGAACGACGCCCGGCTGAGCCCTGAGGAAATCGAGACGATCGTCGCCTGGGTGGAGGGCGGCGCCAAGCCCGGCGATCCGGCGCGGATGCCCGAGCAGCCGCGGTTCAGGGATGGCTGGCAGTTGGGTGAACCGGACTACGTGATCGAACTGCCGCCCGTCACCGTGCCGGCGACTGGTCCGGACCTGGCTCCCACTCAGCTCGTGCGGCTGGACATTCCTGAGCGCCGCTGGGTGCGGGCGGTGGAGTTCCAGCCCGGCGACCGCACCGTGAATCACCACCAGATCGCCTTCATGGGCGGATTCGGCGGCATGGGTGCGGGCAACAGCCAGGAGCGGCCGGACGGCGAGCGGCGCGGGAAAGCCCCCGGCGTCGACGTGAAGATCTTCGCGGTCTGGGCGGCCGGCGCGGCGCCTACCGTGTTCCCGGACGGCGCCGGGCGCTGGGTGGACCCCGGCACCTTGCTGCTGCTCAACCAGCACTACCATCCGAACGGTGACTCGGAGCGTACCGACAGGACCCGGATCGGCCTCTTCTTCGGCGAGGGCCCGCTGGAGATCGAGGTGGAGGCGATCCTCGCTGGCAGGATGGACTTCACGATCCCGGCCGGCGCTCCGGACCATCGGATCGTGGCCCACCACGAACTCGGGGCGGATTCGCGGATCGTGTCCTACTTCGCGCACATGCACATGCGCGGCCGGGCCATGTCGTTCACCGCGGTGTACCCGGACGGCAGCCGCGAGATCCTCCTGGACGTGCCGGAGTACGACTTCGACTGGCAGCTCTTCTACTACCCGGAGGCGCCGAAAGTACTGCCGGCCGGAAGCGTGGTCGAGGTCGTGGCGCGCTACGACAACTCCGCGACGAACCCCCGCAACCCGGATCCGACCCTCGATATCGGCTTCGGCTTCCACTCGACGGACGAGATGATGGTCGGCATTTTCGAGCTGATCGAAGTTGCTTCGGACGAGAGCGCGGAGTCGGACGCGACCGGCGGCGAGTGA
- a CDS encoding DUF2911 domain-containing protein, whose product MYRQTACRVLILSLCLAVIGFAPTAAQDRPASPEGAAATQIGDAWIDITYSRPILRGRSGYFGSGETYGQAANAGGPVWRVGANVTTRIKTEADLMIGGTTVPAGEYSFFIDLKDGAWTAIISKQGYMETFDRAKMEEGLTWGAYGYNPEHDVVRASMMTSTEDFSIDQMTILFTDVSDAGGAIVVMWDNQMGVLPFGIAQ is encoded by the coding sequence ATGTACCGACAGACTGCCTGCCGCGTTCTCATCCTCAGCCTGTGCCTCGCCGTGATCGGCTTCGCCCCCACCGCAGCGCAGGATCGACCCGCCAGCCCCGAAGGCGCGGCGGCGACCCAGATCGGCGACGCGTGGATCGACATCACTTACAGCCGGCCGATCCTGCGAGGACGCAGCGGCTACTTCGGCTCCGGCGAGACGTACGGCCAGGCGGCCAACGCCGGCGGTCCCGTCTGGCGGGTAGGGGCGAACGTGACGACCCGGATCAAGACGGAAGCCGACCTGATGATCGGCGGAACGACGGTGCCCGCGGGCGAGTACAGCTTTTTCATCGACCTGAAGGACGGCGCCTGGACCGCGATCATCTCGAAACAGGGCTACATGGAGACGTTCGACCGCGCCAAGATGGAAGAGGGCCTCACCTGGGGCGCCTACGGCTACAACCCGGAGCACGATGTCGTGCGCGCCAGCATGATGACCTCGACAGAGGACTTCTCCATCGACCAGATGACGATCCTCTTCACCGACGTCTCGGACGCCGGCGGTGCGATCGTCGTGATGTGGGACAACCAGATGGGCGTCCTGCCGTTCGGCATCGCCCAATAG